The following coding sequences are from one Betaproteobacteria bacterium window:
- a CDS encoding type I restriction-modification system subunit M: MTDQITQQDVNSTAWAACDTFRGVVDPAQYKDYILVMLFLKYISDLWTDHYAEYQREYGDNEERIRRKLERERFLLPYVEFKDEAGNITARFLADFNAIYERRKEANLGELINIVLDHIEEANKAKLEGVFRNIDFNSEANLGKTKDRNRRLENLLNDFAKLDLRPSRVSEDVIGNTYIYLIERFASDAGKKAGEFYTPKQVSRLLAQLAAPKSGDRICDPTCGSGGLLIEAAALVEQAGSRDFALFGQEVNGSTWALARMNMFLHGKDSARIEWGDTLNSPALVENDRLMRFNVVVANPPFSLDKWGGKEVEADRYSRFWRGMPPKSKGDYAFISHMVEVALPQEGRVAVVVPHGVLFRAGAEGRIRRTMIEENLLEAVIGLPGNLFPTTSIPVAILVFDRAREKGGAREACKDVLFIDASREYQSGKNQNALLEDHMAKILGTFQARQAVDKYAYVATLAEIAENDFNLNIPRYVDTFEEEQEIDVAVVEQEIERLEGELAEVRTKMKQYLKELGV; this comes from the coding sequence ATGACCGACCAGATCACACAACAAGACGTCAACAGCACCGCCTGGGCTGCCTGCGACACCTTCCGGGGTGTTGTCGATCCTGCCCAGTACAAGGACTACATCCTGGTGATGCTGTTCCTCAAGTACATCAGCGACCTCTGGACCGACCACTATGCCGAGTACCAGCGCGAGTACGGCGACAACGAGGAGCGTATCCGCCGCAAGCTGGAGCGAGAGCGCTTCCTGCTCCCCTATGTCGAATTCAAGGATGAGGCGGGCAATATCACCGCTCGCTTCCTCGCCGACTTCAATGCCATTTACGAGCGGCGCAAGGAAGCCAATCTCGGCGAACTGATCAACATTGTGCTCGACCACATCGAGGAGGCCAACAAGGCCAAGCTCGAAGGTGTGTTCCGCAACATCGACTTCAATTCAGAAGCCAATCTCGGCAAGACAAAGGATCGCAACCGTCGCTTGGAGAATCTACTCAACGACTTCGCCAAGCTCGATCTGCGCCCGTCCCGCGTCTCCGAGGACGTGATCGGCAACACCTACATCTACCTGATCGAGCGCTTTGCTTCCGATGCCGGCAAGAAGGCGGGCGAGTTCTACACGCCCAAGCAGGTCTCACGCCTGCTGGCGCAGTTGGCCGCGCCGAAATCTGGCGACCGCATCTGCGATCCGACCTGTGGTTCCGGCGGCTTGCTGATCGAGGCCGCCGCATTGGTGGAACAGGCCGGCAGCCGCGATTTCGCCCTCTTCGGCCAGGAGGTGAATGGCAGCACCTGGGCGCTAGCGCGCATGAACATGTTCCTGCATGGCAAGGACTCTGCCCGCATCGAATGGGGCGATACCCTCAACAGCCCGGCGCTGGTCGAGAACGACCGCCTGATGCGCTTCAACGTCGTTGTCGCCAATCCGCCCTTCAGTCTCGATAAATGGGGTGGCAAGGAAGTCGAGGCTGACCGCTACAGCCGCTTCTGGCGTGGCATGCCACCCAAGTCCAAGGGCGATTACGCCTTCATTTCCCACATGGTCGAGGTCGCCCTGCCGCAGGAAGGGCGCGTCGCCGTCGTCGTGCCCCATGGCGTGCTGTTCCGGGCTGGTGCCGAGGGCCGCATCCGTCGCACCATGATTGAGGAAAACCTTCTCGAAGCCGTCATCGGCCTGCCCGGCAACCTCTTCCCCACCACCTCGATTCCGGTCGCCATCTTGGTCTTCGACCGCGCCCGAGAAAAGGGAGGTGCCCGTGAAGCCTGCAAGGATGTGCTATTCATCGACGCCAGCCGCGAATACCAATCCGGCAAGAACCAGAACGCCCTGCTTGAAGATCATATGGCCAAAATTCTCGGCACCTTCCAGGCGCGCCAGGCCGTCGACAAGTATGCCTACGTCGCCACTCTTGCCGAAATCGCCGAGAACGACTTCAACCTCAACATCCCCCGCTATGTCGACACCTTCGAGGAAGAACAGGAAATCGACGTCGCCGTCGTCGAGCAGGAAATCGAGCGGCTGGAGGGCGAATTGGCCGAGGTTCGGACCAAGATGAAGCAGTACCTGAAGGAGTTGGGCGTATGA
- a CDS encoding virulence RhuM family protein, translating to MTSGELILYTAEDGSVAVQLRAEGGTVWLTQAEIASLFDTTPQNITQHTKAIYAEGELTEGATCKELLQVRQEGGRAVNRTLKHYNLDMILAVGYRVRSLRGTQFRQWATTHLREYLVKGFVMDDARLKEPGGWDYFNELLARIRDIRASEKRFYQKIRDIYATAADYDSKSEAAQLFFKKVQNKMLWAVTGHTAAEIVVERSDPALPNMGLTTWQGGRVRKQDVTIAKNYLNGDEIEALDRIVVMYLDYAEDQAARRKTVTMQEWAEKLDAFLSFNERDVLTHAGKLRADVAERLALERYESFDAARREAARLAADAEDVAALEQMERKLEDKGRGKKK from the coding sequence ATGACTTCCGGCGAACTCATCCTCTATACCGCCGAGGACGGCAGCGTCGCCGTCCAACTGCGCGCCGAGGGCGGCACCGTCTGGCTGACGCAGGCCGAGATTGCCAGCCTGTTCGACACCACGCCGCAGAACATCACCCAGCACACCAAGGCCATCTATGCCGAGGGGGAACTGACCGAGGGGGCAACTTGTAAGGAACTCTTACAAGTTCGCCAGGAGGGCGGACGGGCAGTCAATCGCACCCTCAAGCACTACAACCTCGACATGATCCTGGCCGTGGGCTACCGGGTGCGCTCGCTGCGGGGCACGCAATTCCGGCAATGGGCCACCACTCATCTGCGGGAGTATCTGGTCAAGGGTTTTGTCATGGACGATGCCCGCCTCAAGGAGCCCGGCGGGTGGGACTACTTCAACGAGTTGCTGGCCCGCATCCGGGACATCCGTGCCTCGGAAAAGCGCTTCTACCAGAAGATCCGCGACATCTATGCCACCGCCGCAGACTACGACAGCAAGTCCGAAGCAGCCCAACTGTTCTTCAAGAAAGTGCAGAACAAGATGCTCTGGGCGGTGACTGGCCACACTGCTGCCGAGATCGTGGTTGAGCGTTCCGACCCAGCCCTGCCCAACATGGGGCTGACCACCTGGCAAGGTGGCCGGGTGCGCAAACAGGACGTGACCATCGCCAAGAACTATCTGAACGGCGATGAAATCGAGGCCCTCGACCGCATCGTTGTCATGTATCTCGACTACGCCGAGGATCAGGCCGCGCGCCGCAAGACCGTGACCATGCAGGAATGGGCGGAAAAGCTGGATGCCTTCCTTTCCTTCAATGAGCGCGACGTACTCACCCATGCCGGCAAGCTGCGGGCCGATGTGGCCGAACGGCTCGCTCTGGAGCGCTATGAGTCCTTCGATGCGGCGCGGCGGGAGGCGGCCCGACTAGCGGCGGACGCCGAGGATGTCGCAGCACTGGAGCAAATGGAGCGCAAGCTTGAGGACAAAGGGCGAGGGAAGAAGAAATGA
- a CDS encoding restriction endonuclease subunit S, which produces MKLGDIADVRMGYPFRSRLEHDPAGDVVVIQMKDIDDTNLLHIENAIKVSLPEGKGHHLIHEGDLVFRSRGRSNSVALVAADIGEAVLAAPMLLLRPRSVLPAYLHWFINFPATQAGLAALAEGTSVRMISIDAIKALDVPVPSMARQRRIVELASLAQREQLLMADIAAQRKRLTEGVLMRYAKNTR; this is translated from the coding sequence ATGAAGCTTGGTGACATTGCAGATGTTCGTATGGGGTACCCGTTCCGGTCGCGCCTTGAGCACGATCCGGCGGGGGATGTCGTGGTGATCCAGATGAAGGACATCGACGACACCAACCTCCTGCACATCGAGAACGCAATCAAGGTATCGCTGCCGGAGGGTAAGGGACATCACCTGATCCATGAGGGGGATTTGGTTTTCCGCTCTCGCGGACGCAGCAATTCAGTCGCGCTGGTTGCGGCAGATATTGGCGAGGCGGTACTGGCGGCGCCGATGCTGCTGCTCCGCCCGCGCAGCGTCCTGCCAGCCTATCTGCATTGGTTCATCAACTTCCCGGCGACGCAAGCAGGCCTGGCCGCACTCGCGGAAGGTACGTCCGTGCGGATGATCAGCATAGATGCGATCAAGGCTCTGGATGTGCCGGTGCCCAGCATGGCTCGGCAACGCAGGATTGTGGAGTTGGCATCCCTTGCGCAGCGAGAACAATTGCTGATGGCGGACATTGCCGCACAGCGGAAACGACTGACCGAAGGGGTTTTGATGCGGTACGCAAAGAATACCCGGTGA
- a CDS encoding DUF3489 domain-containing protein, whose translation MTAQAKLTETQTAILKVAASRTDGNIEHLPPNLRGGARTKVIESLLARGLAADSDGHILLTDAGYAAVGKRRYVPKGVQKMDSPDALTKREVTHALQQLEATSRTIRPGTKFAVIIDAMRHPGGATIAQMMASTGWQAHTVRGAISGMVRKRLGYEVVTEKGADGERAYRIA comes from the coding sequence ATGACTGCTCAAGCAAAACTCACCGAAACTCAGACCGCCATCCTCAAGGTCGCCGCCAGCCGCACCGACGGCAACATCGAACATCTGCCACCCAACCTGCGCGGCGGCGCCCGCACCAAGGTCATCGAGAGCCTGCTCGCCCGAGGCCTCGCCGCTGATTCCGATGGCCATATCTTACTCACCGATGCCGGCTACGCCGCCGTCGGCAAACGTCGATACGTCCCAAAGGGTGTCCAGAAAATGGACTCCCCCGATGCCCTCACGAAACGCGAGGTCACCCATGCCCTCCAGCAATTGGAGGCCACGTCGCGCACGATTCGCCCCGGCACCAAGTTTGCCGTGATCATCGACGCGATGCGTCACCCCGGCGGCGCGACCATTGCCCAGATGATGGCCAGCACCGGCTGGCAGGCCCACACCGTTCGGGGCGCAATCTCCGGCATGGTCAGGAAGCGCCTCGGCTACGAGGTGGTCACCGAGAAGGGCGCGGACGGGGAGCGGGCCTATCGCATCGCCTGA
- a CDS encoding AlpA family phage regulatory protein produces the protein MKLTRPTLPETGFVRLPQVLAIIPISRSAWWAGIREGKFPKGIKLGSKTTVWRAEDIRALINHSR, from the coding sequence ATGAAACTGACCCGCCCAACCCTGCCGGAAACCGGCTTCGTTCGACTCCCTCAAGTTCTCGCCATCATCCCCATCAGCCGGTCGGCGTGGTGGGCTGGCATCCGCGAGGGGAAATTCCCCAAAGGCATCAAACTCGGCAGCAAGACTACAGTCTGGCGCGCTGAGGACATCCGCGCACTGATCAATCACAGCCGCTGA